A portion of the Lolium rigidum isolate FL_2022 chromosome 1, APGP_CSIRO_Lrig_0.1, whole genome shotgun sequence genome contains these proteins:
- the LOC124705059 gene encoding putative cysteine-rich receptor-like protein kinase 20, which yields MPSGSQGSPARALVIEQSAEAAWSTSAAARATAYVRGQASDGVQIRPELEPRRFATGAMDTGTTFPTVHSLAQCTPDLSSGDCLACLRRLLGMVNSTMSHRIGGQMGVTRCYFRYETTQFYKGEPMLRLGAPEPPPSAPTLTKQKSRLWVIPTVVVPVAGAAFLFFAFYACRLTKRRKGMVFRRALSSDGEEQLVWQGKNSEFTVFDFQQLLEATDNFSEENKLGQGGFGSVYKGQLPGGLKIAVKRLASHSGQGMIEFKTEVQLIAKLKHMNLVRLLGCCSQEEEKILVYEYLPNKSLDFFIFDENERALLDWSKLVAVIEGVAHGLLYLHKHSRLRVIHRDLKPSNILLDSEMNPKISDFGLAKIFSSNTTEGNTTRRVVGTYGYMAPEYASEGVFSIKSDVFSFGVIIFEILSGKRNSSTQHCGDFINLLCHAWKLWEDRRWTDIVDTSLVPNSHSSEMKRYIKIAFLCVQENAADRPTMADVIAMLSSETMVMAEPKQPAHFNLRVGNEEASGVLQSCSVNDLTISITIPR from the exons ATGCCGAGCGGCTCCCAAGGCTCGCCGGCGAGGGCCCTCGTCATTGAGCAGAGCGCGGAGGCGGCATGGTCGACAAGTGCGGCGGCTCGCGCGACGGCGTATGTACGTGGCCAGGCGAGCGACGGCGTACAGATACGGCCAG AGTTGGAGCCGAGGCGGTTCGCCACGGGCGCCATGGACACCGGCACTACCTTCCCGACGGTGCACTCCCTGGCGCAGTGCACGCCGGACCTCTCCTCAGGGGACTGCCTAGCGTGCCTCCGTCGTCTTCTTGGCATGGTCAACTCCACCATGTCCCATCGCATAGGAGGACAGATGGGTGTCACACGGTGTTATTTCAGGTACGAGACGACTCAGTTCTATAAAGGAGAACCCATGCTGCGTCTCGGGGCGCCAGAGCCACCGCCGTCAGCTCCAACTCTGACCAAACAAAAGAGCAGGCTGTGGGTAATTCCCACAGTTGTAGTTCCTGTAGCAGGAGCAGCATTTCTCTTCTTCGCCTTTTACGCCTGTCGACTCACAAAGCGAAGAAAAGGTATGGTATTTA gaCGTGCTCTGAGTTCGGACGGAGAGGAACAACTAGTTTGGCAAGGGAAAAACTCAGAGTTCACGGTGTTCGACTTTCAACAGCTATTGGAGGCCACCGATAATTTTTCAGAAGAAAATAAACTTGGACAAGGTGGCTTTGGCTCCGTTTACAAG GGCCAGCTTCCTGGAGGATTGAAGATAGCAGTGAAGAGACTTGCTTCACATTCTGGACAAGGAATGATAGAGTTTAAAACTGAAGTCCAGCTTATAGCCAAACTCAAGCACATGAATTTGGTTAGACTCTTGGGATGTTGCTCTCAAGAAGAAGAGAAAATATTGGTCTATGAATACTTGCCAAACAAAAGCTTGGatttcttcatcttcg ATGAAAATGAAAGAGCTTTACTGGATTGGTCCAAACTTGTAGCAGTAATTGAAGGAGTAGCACATGGACTTCTTTACCTACATAAGCATTCCCGATTACGTGTCATACACCGAGACCTTAAACCAAGCAACATTCTCTTGGACAGCGAAATGAATCCTAAAATTTCAGATTTTGGGCTAGCAAAAATATTCAGCTCAAATACCACTGAAGGAAACACGACAAGAAGAGTTGTTGGCACATA TGGCTACATGGCCCCTGAATATGCTTCAGAGGGCGTCTTCTCAATTAAATCCGACGTATTCAGCTTTGGTGTTATTATTTTTGAGATCCTAAGTGGAAAACGGAACTCAAGTACCCAACACTGTGGTGATTTCATCAATCTTCTGTGCCAT GCATGGAAATTATGGGAAGACAGAAGGTGGACTGATATCGTTGATACGTCTTTGGTTCCGAATAGCCACTCCTCAGAGATGAAGAGGTATATCAAAATAGCCTTCTTGTGCGTACAAGAGAACGCCGCTGATCGACCAACCATGGCAGATGTTATTGCAATGCTAAGCAGTGAGACTATGGTCATGGCTGAACCTAAGCAGCCAGCACATTTCAATCTAAGGGTTGGAAATGAAGAGGCATCCGGTGTTCTACAGTCATGTAGTGTTAATGATTTGACCATATCTATCACCATTCCTAGATAG